From the genome of Actinacidiphila yeochonensis CN732, one region includes:
- a CDS encoding class I SAM-dependent methyltransferase, whose protein sequence is MPGAGYDAETAAAYRAAREIPREGLGAWRQAVAEEAALQPGWTVLDVGAGTGGFARAFHDWYGVHVLAVEPAPAMRALIPTGPGVEALDGRAEALPVPDGRADAAWLGSVVHHIGDLAAAARELRRALRPGAPVLIRNTFPGRGERDLRVRFFPETADSVAGYPTVEQVTAAFAAVGFRRTALRPLPQVSAPTLAHYADRLRRETDTKLSSLSDDAYARGLARLRAAAAADPEEPATSWMDLLVLR, encoded by the coding sequence ATGCCAGGAGCCGGATACGACGCCGAGACCGCCGCCGCGTACCGGGCGGCGCGGGAGATCCCCCGCGAGGGGCTGGGCGCGTGGCGGCAGGCCGTGGCCGAGGAGGCGGCGCTCCAGCCCGGCTGGACCGTCCTGGACGTCGGCGCGGGCACCGGCGGGTTCGCCCGGGCCTTCCACGACTGGTACGGCGTCCATGTGCTGGCCGTCGAACCCGCCCCCGCCATGCGGGCGTTGATACCGACAGGACCCGGTGTCGAGGCGCTGGACGGCCGCGCGGAGGCCCTGCCCGTCCCCGACGGCCGCGCGGACGCCGCGTGGCTCGGGTCGGTGGTGCACCACATCGGCGACCTGGCCGCCGCCGCCCGCGAGCTGCGGCGCGCGCTGCGCCCCGGCGCGCCGGTCCTGATCCGCAACACCTTTCCCGGCCGCGGCGAGCGCGACCTGCGGGTCCGCTTCTTCCCCGAGACCGCGGACAGCGTCGCCGGCTACCCCACCGTCGAGCAGGTCACGGCGGCCTTCGCGGCGGTGGGCTTCCGGCGCACCGCGCTGCGCCCGCTCCCGCAGGTGTCGGCGCCCACCCTCGCCCACTACGCCGACCGGCTGCGCCGCGAGACCGACACCAAGCTCAGCTCACTCAGCGACGACGCCTACGCCCGGGGCCTGGCCCGCCTGCGCGCGGCGGCCGCCGCCGACCCGGAGGAGCCGGCGACGAGTTGGATGGACCTGCTGGTCCTGCGTTGA
- a CDS encoding YwqG family protein encodes MTRGTSDELRALALKHLPPQDAERWLSLLRPAACLEKATGSDPVVGQLGGTPRLPAGTDWPVWEGHGPLSFVASVDCAGLAVGALDIALDIALPSDGTLLFFSFDGQVDDGEALVLPDDPETRPGARVLFVPAGEATEERTAPEGLPPYPRVPLTARVRVTAPDPSHPLIQRTFGPDARFGRAHPVVAEEFLDALWALRDGTGHQIGGHADPVQNPVELEVAHALLGGRVAWDDPRLLAEANRLLPLAQIDSDGDAGMLWGDVGTLYWLIRPEDLAERRFDEAVFTWQCG; translated from the coding sequence ATGACACGCGGAACATCCGACGAACTGCGCGCCCTGGCCCTGAAGCACCTGCCGCCCCAGGACGCCGAACGCTGGCTCTCCCTGCTGCGCCCCGCCGCCTGCCTGGAGAAGGCGACGGGGTCGGACCCCGTCGTCGGACAGCTCGGTGGCACCCCCAGGCTGCCGGCCGGCACGGACTGGCCGGTGTGGGAGGGCCACGGTCCGCTCTCCTTCGTCGCCTCGGTCGACTGCGCCGGTCTGGCCGTCGGCGCCCTGGACATCGCCCTGGACATCGCCCTGCCGTCCGACGGGACGCTGCTCTTCTTCTCCTTCGACGGACAGGTGGACGACGGTGAGGCACTCGTCCTGCCCGACGACCCCGAGACCCGGCCCGGCGCCCGTGTCCTGTTCGTGCCGGCCGGCGAGGCCACCGAGGAGCGCACCGCCCCGGAGGGCCTGCCGCCGTATCCCCGCGTACCGCTCACCGCACGCGTACGGGTCACCGCGCCCGACCCCTCGCACCCCCTGATACAGCGGACGTTCGGGCCCGACGCCCGCTTCGGCCGCGCGCACCCGGTGGTCGCCGAGGAGTTCCTCGACGCCCTCTGGGCGCTGCGCGACGGCACCGGACACCAGATCGGCGGCCACGCGGACCCCGTGCAGAACCCGGTGGAGCTGGAGGTGGCCCACGCCCTCCTGGGGGGCCGGGTGGCGTGGGACGACCCCCGGCTGCTCGCGGAGGCGAACCGCCTGCTGCCGCTGGCCCAGATCGACAGCGACGGCGACGCGGGCATGCTCTGGGGTGACGTCGGCACCCTCTACTGGCTGATCCGCCCCGAGGATCTGGCCGAACGCCGCTTCGACGAGGCCGTGTTCACCTGGCAGTGCGGCTGA
- a CDS encoding TetR/AcrR family transcriptional regulator — translation MPRPRTLTPEQITAAALDVLDRDGLGGLSMRAVAQELRMSTMGLYRYVADRGELERLVVESVLARVDVRPPPGLPWRERIEALVRRLREAVTAHPAVVPLSVAHRHRSREVARWSEAVLGVLSEAGFDGAPRVVALRGLLSYVIGAVQLEELGPLAGEGTAVLSALPDTEFPLLAATARHAAEVDAEREFFDGLAALLRGLRT, via the coding sequence ATGCCACGACCACGCACCCTCACCCCCGAGCAGATCACCGCGGCCGCGCTCGACGTCCTCGACCGCGACGGGCTCGGCGGCCTGTCCATGCGGGCCGTCGCCCAGGAGCTGCGGATGAGCACCATGGGCCTGTACCGCTACGTGGCCGACCGGGGCGAGCTGGAGCGCCTCGTCGTCGAGTCGGTGCTGGCCCGCGTCGACGTGCGGCCGCCCCCGGGCCTGCCGTGGCGGGAGCGGATCGAGGCCCTGGTGCGCCGGCTGCGCGAGGCCGTCACCGCCCACCCGGCCGTCGTACCGCTGTCCGTCGCCCACCGACACCGGTCGCGGGAGGTGGCGCGCTGGTCGGAGGCCGTGCTCGGCGTCCTCAGCGAGGCGGGGTTCGACGGCGCGCCGCGCGTGGTGGCGCTGCGCGGCCTGCTCTCCTACGTCATCGGGGCCGTCCAGCTGGAGGAGCTGGGCCCGCTGGCGGGCGAGGGTACGGCGGTGCTCTCGGCGCTGCCGGACACGGAGTTCCCGCTGCTGGCCGCGACCGCCCGGCACGCCGCGGAGGTGGACGCCGAGCGGGAGTTCTTCGACGGGCTCGCCGCGCTGCTGCGCGGGCTGCGCACCTGA
- a CDS encoding peroxiredoxin-like family protein, translating into MSRAARPAPGRRVEPGSSVTARELDTVTDGTGAGGAGGPGGPGGRGGAGGSGGSGGSGGRVAVPDAGRLVHLQFRRFAGCPVCNLHLRSVVRRHDEITAAGVREVVVFHSPAGELLEHVAGLPFAVVADPEKRLYAEFGVESAPRALLHPRAWAPVTRAVLRSTWTLLRRQERAPSSRPHGGRLGLPADFLIAPDGRVLAAKYGEHAYDQWPVDELLALAARATGGGAVSGGGDHA; encoded by the coding sequence ATGAGCAGAGCAGCACGTCCCGCACCCGGCCGGCGGGTCGAACCCGGCTCGTCCGTCACCGCCCGCGAGCTCGACACCGTCACGGACGGCACGGGCGCGGGCGGCGCTGGCGGCCCCGGTGGGCCCGGCGGCCGCGGCGGCGCCGGCGGTTCCGGCGGTTCGGGCGGTTCCGGCGGCAGGGTCGCGGTGCCGGACGCCGGACGGCTGGTCCACCTCCAGTTCCGGCGGTTCGCCGGCTGCCCGGTGTGCAACCTCCACCTGCGGTCGGTGGTGCGCCGCCACGACGAGATCACGGCGGCCGGCGTGCGCGAGGTGGTGGTCTTCCACTCTCCCGCCGGGGAGCTGCTGGAGCACGTCGCCGGCCTCCCCTTCGCCGTGGTGGCCGACCCGGAGAAGCGGCTGTACGCCGAGTTCGGGGTCGAGTCGGCCCCGCGCGCGCTGCTGCACCCGCGAGCCTGGGCTCCCGTCACCCGCGCCGTGCTGCGCAGCACGTGGACGCTGCTCCGCCGCCAGGAGCGCGCCCCGTCGTCCAGGCCGCACGGCGGGCGGCTGGGCCTGCCCGCGGACTTCCTGATCGCCCCCGACGGCCGGGTGCTGGCGGCCAAGTACGGCGAACACGCCTACGACCAGTGGCCGGTGGACGAGCTGCTGGCCCTGGCCGCCCGCGCCACCGGCGGCGGCGCTGTCAGTGGCGGCGGAGATCATGCCTGA
- a CDS encoding esterase-like activity of phytase family protein, with product MTSSPLSRKRVRIAIAIGATFAVVGAGTAAAQAGGWLSAPSHDFGATADTFSGKGPVSGDVLRNDVGATAVVRHTAPSDGTVTVDADGTFTYTPKAGFKGTDTFTYTTTDAVRLFKDTQADGSPLAPLAKVAGPGGTTTAISGEGFGSSLAPVPGKSGYFYGLTDRGPNADAPDGNKSEMLTGFTPEIGEFKLVDGKAELVKKVTLKGPKRLGGTSYSGRPPHDTSEVIDDVAATNADGGTPAPVAKDPYGYDSEGLVALPDGTFWVSDEYGPYITHFDANGYELGRLTPYRNSPDNADHTILGYLPAELADRATNKGMEGLTITPDGSTLVGVMQSALQQPDLGTTKASKVAATRIVTVNLRTYQTKQYLYLLDDPDDTGDANSEITALSDTKFLVDERDGNYEPFANKTLYEVDTNGATDVSGLTIGGKSPEAFVGKDDTDTALAALTEAGVHVAQKQPYLNVGSLVSQLDPTGAFFAHDKVEGVATTDAGRTLYLSNDDDFGIDTISVDPDGKWTVHQKVLPPTGQSDNGEILKVDTTKLPAVLKTVTVTINVR from the coding sequence ATGACCTCAAGTCCCCTCTCCCGCAAGCGCGTCCGGATCGCCATCGCCATCGGCGCCACCTTCGCCGTGGTGGGCGCGGGCACCGCCGCGGCCCAGGCCGGCGGTTGGCTGTCGGCCCCCTCGCACGACTTCGGCGCGACCGCCGACACCTTCTCCGGCAAGGGCCCGGTGTCCGGTGACGTCCTGCGCAACGACGTCGGCGCGACGGCGGTCGTACGGCACACCGCCCCGTCCGACGGCACCGTGACGGTCGACGCGGACGGCACGTTCACGTACACGCCGAAGGCCGGCTTCAAGGGCACGGACACCTTCACGTACACCACGACCGACGCGGTGCGGCTCTTCAAGGACACCCAGGCGGACGGCTCCCCGCTGGCGCCGCTCGCGAAGGTGGCCGGCCCCGGCGGCACCACCACCGCGATCTCCGGTGAGGGCTTCGGCTCGTCGCTCGCCCCGGTACCCGGGAAGTCGGGCTACTTCTACGGGCTCACCGACCGCGGCCCGAACGCCGACGCCCCCGACGGCAACAAGTCCGAGATGCTCACCGGCTTCACGCCCGAGATCGGCGAGTTCAAGCTGGTGGACGGCAAGGCCGAGCTGGTCAAGAAGGTCACCCTGAAGGGCCCGAAGCGCCTCGGCGGGACGAGCTACAGCGGCCGGCCGCCGCACGACACCAGCGAGGTCATCGACGACGTCGCCGCGACCAACGCCGACGGCGGCACCCCCGCGCCCGTCGCCAAGGACCCGTACGGCTACGACTCCGAGGGCCTGGTGGCGCTGCCCGACGGCACCTTCTGGGTCTCGGACGAGTACGGCCCCTACATCACCCACTTCGACGCCAACGGCTACGAGCTGGGCCGGCTGACCCCGTACCGGAACAGCCCGGACAACGCGGACCACACCATCCTCGGGTACCTGCCGGCCGAGCTGGCCGACCGTGCGACGAACAAGGGCATGGAGGGCCTGACGATCACGCCGGACGGCTCGACGCTGGTGGGCGTCATGCAGTCCGCGCTCCAGCAGCCCGACCTCGGCACCACCAAGGCGTCCAAGGTCGCGGCCACCCGCATCGTCACCGTCAACCTGCGCACGTACCAGACCAAGCAGTACCTGTACCTGCTGGACGACCCCGACGACACCGGCGACGCCAACAGCGAGATCACCGCGCTGTCGGACACGAAGTTCCTGGTCGACGAACGGGACGGCAACTACGAGCCGTTCGCGAACAAGACCCTCTACGAGGTGGACACCAACGGCGCCACCGACGTCAGCGGCCTGACGATCGGCGGCAAGTCGCCCGAGGCGTTCGTCGGCAAGGACGACACCGACACCGCGCTCGCCGCGCTGACCGAGGCGGGCGTGCACGTGGCCCAGAAGCAGCCCTACCTCAACGTCGGCTCGCTGGTCAGCCAGCTCGACCCCACCGGCGCCTTCTTCGCGCACGACAAGGTCGAGGGCGTGGCCACCACCGATGCGGGCAGGACGCTGTACCTGTCCAACGACGACGACTTCGGCATCGACACCATCTCCGTCGACCCCGACGGGAAGTGGACCGTCCACCAGAAGGTGCTGCCGCCCACCGGCCAGAGCGACAACGGCGAGATCCTGAAGGTCGACACCACCAAGCTGCCGGCGGTCCTCAAGACCGTCACGGTGACGATCAACGTGCGCTGA
- the asnB gene encoding asparagine synthase (glutamine-hydrolyzing): MCGIAGWISYQRDLRAEQAAVDAMTETMSCRGPDDRGTWVSGPAALGHRRLAVIDLPGGRQPMSVGTPGGEVAMVYSGEAYNFHELRAELASRGHHFTTDSDTEVVLHGYLEWGAAVAERLNGMYAFAIWDEREQKLVMIRDRMGIKPFYYYPTADGVLFGSEPKAILANPLAGRTVTADGLRELFAFVKTPGHAVWHGMREVEPGTVVTVDRGGVRTHAYWTLETRPHTDDQQTSIAHVRTLLDDIVRRQLVADVPLCTLLSGGLDSSAMTALAARQLAETGGTVRSFAVDFAGRTENFVADELRTTPDTPFVHDVARESGTDHQDIVLDSEQLADPEVRSRVIRARDLPAGFGDMDASLYLLFKAIREHSTVALSGESADEVFGGYLQFFDPEARKGGNFPWLAQFSKHFGEDDAILHQDLGKLLDLDGYTRDSYASAVTGVRRLDGESDFEFRMRVISYLHLTRFVRVLLDRKDRASMAVGLEVRVPFCDHRLVEYVYNAPWALKSFDGREKSLLREATADVLPRSVYDRVKSPYPSTQDPAYAVALQNALKDLLANPSHQVFDLVSRDWMTRAVAVDSPQINQASRRGMERTLDLALWMDMYQPTLDLS, from the coding sequence GTGTGCGGAATAGCCGGATGGATCTCCTACCAGCGTGACCTGCGGGCGGAGCAGGCGGCCGTCGACGCGATGACCGAGACGATGTCCTGCCGCGGGCCGGACGACCGGGGCACCTGGGTCAGCGGACCCGCGGCCCTGGGCCACCGCAGGCTCGCGGTGATCGACCTGCCCGGGGGGCGCCAGCCGATGAGCGTCGGCACCCCGGGCGGCGAGGTCGCCATGGTGTACTCGGGGGAGGCGTACAACTTCCACGAGCTCCGTGCCGAACTGGCCTCGCGCGGCCACCACTTCACCACCGACTCGGACACCGAGGTGGTGCTGCACGGCTACCTGGAGTGGGGAGCTGCGGTCGCCGAGCGGCTCAACGGCATGTACGCCTTCGCGATCTGGGACGAGCGCGAGCAGAAGCTCGTGATGATCCGCGACCGGATGGGCATCAAGCCCTTCTACTACTACCCGACGGCCGACGGCGTGCTCTTCGGCTCCGAGCCCAAGGCGATCCTGGCCAACCCGCTCGCCGGGCGGACCGTGACCGCCGACGGCCTGCGTGAGCTGTTCGCCTTCGTCAAGACCCCCGGCCACGCGGTCTGGCACGGTATGCGCGAGGTCGAACCCGGCACCGTGGTGACCGTCGACCGCGGCGGCGTCCGCACCCACGCCTACTGGACGCTGGAGACCCGGCCGCACACCGACGACCAGCAGACCTCCATCGCGCACGTGCGGACGCTGCTCGACGACATCGTCCGCCGCCAGCTCGTCGCCGACGTCCCGCTGTGCACCCTGCTCTCCGGCGGCCTGGACTCCTCCGCGATGACCGCGCTGGCGGCCCGCCAACTCGCCGAGACCGGCGGGACGGTGCGCAGCTTCGCGGTGGACTTCGCCGGCCGCACCGAGAACTTCGTCGCCGACGAGCTGCGCACCACCCCGGACACGCCGTTCGTGCACGACGTCGCCCGCGAGTCCGGCACCGACCACCAGGACATCGTGCTCGACTCCGAGCAGCTCGCCGACCCCGAGGTGCGCTCCCGGGTGATCCGCGCCCGGGACCTGCCGGCCGGCTTCGGGGACATGGACGCCTCGCTGTACCTGCTGTTCAAGGCGATACGCGAGCACTCCACCGTGGCGCTGTCGGGGGAGTCGGCGGACGAGGTGTTCGGCGGATACCTCCAGTTCTTCGACCCGGAGGCGCGCAAGGGCGGGAACTTCCCGTGGCTGGCGCAGTTCTCCAAGCACTTCGGCGAGGACGACGCCATCCTCCACCAGGACCTCGGCAAGCTCCTGGACCTCGACGGCTACACCCGCGACAGCTACGCCTCGGCGGTGACCGGGGTGCGGAGGCTGGACGGGGAGAGCGACTTCGAGTTCCGCATGCGGGTGATCTCCTACCTGCACCTGACCCGCTTCGTCCGGGTGCTGCTCGACCGCAAGGACCGGGCCAGCATGGCGGTCGGCCTGGAGGTGCGGGTGCCGTTCTGCGACCACCGGCTGGTGGAGTACGTCTACAACGCTCCGTGGGCCCTGAAGTCCTTCGACGGCCGGGAGAAGAGCCTGCTGCGCGAGGCGACGGCCGACGTACTGCCCCGGTCCGTCTACGACCGGGTCAAGAGCCCCTACCCGTCCACGCAGGACCCGGCCTACGCGGTGGCGCTCCAGAACGCCCTCAAGGACCTGCTGGCCAACCCCTCCCACCAGGTCTTCGACCTCGTCAGCCGGGACTGGATGACGCGCGCGGTGGCCGTCGACAGCCCGCAGATCAACCAGGCGTCGCGGCGCGGCATGGAGCGGACGCTGGATCTCGCCCTGTGGATGGACATGTACCAGCCCACCCTCGACCTGAGCTGA
- a CDS encoding maleylpyruvate isomerase family mycothiol-dependent enzyme: MSAPPFQAAVGPSLAAAIGAVAEHTARLLRPCADTSVPIPGASWTVGEAAAHLFKANELMADLAAGRERTYGDGTAGSLAAANSVSLAAFTERDGTVLADGIVRCAEAFTEAARTRPADAPVFTPLGPMDLGTLGSYLLTHMLGHGYDIAVALRRPHMIDRERVDLTLPFLTTAMPRVVNPRTAAGHSACYELRLRGGSRFAATFTDGAVDVTARPPRRPDCTIVAEPVTFLLLALGRCTSMGALSRGKIVAWGRKPWLSPRFTSLFTAP; this comes from the coding sequence ATGAGCGCCCCTCCGTTCCAGGCCGCCGTGGGACCTTCGCTGGCCGCGGCCATCGGCGCCGTCGCCGAGCACACCGCGCGGTTGCTCCGGCCGTGCGCGGACACCTCCGTGCCCATACCCGGCGCGTCGTGGACCGTCGGGGAGGCGGCCGCGCACCTGTTCAAGGCCAACGAGCTGATGGCCGACCTCGCCGCCGGCCGGGAGCGGACGTACGGCGACGGGACCGCCGGGAGTCTGGCCGCGGCCAACTCCGTTTCGCTGGCCGCCTTCACCGAACGGGACGGGACCGTCCTGGCGGACGGGATCGTACGGTGCGCCGAGGCGTTCACCGAGGCGGCCCGGACCCGGCCGGCGGACGCGCCGGTCTTCACCCCGCTGGGGCCCATGGACCTGGGCACCCTCGGCTCGTACCTGCTCACCCACATGCTCGGGCACGGCTACGACATCGCCGTCGCCCTGCGCAGGCCGCACATGATCGACCGCGAACGGGTCGACCTGACGCTGCCGTTCCTGACCACGGCAATGCCCCGGGTGGTCAACCCGCGCACCGCCGCCGGGCACAGCGCCTGCTACGAGCTGCGGCTGCGCGGCGGGTCCCGGTTCGCGGCGACGTTCACCGACGGCGCGGTGGACGTGACCGCGCGGCCGCCGCGGCGCCCGGACTGCACGATCGTGGCCGAGCCGGTCACGTTCCTGCTGCTCGCCCTCGGCCGGTGCACGAGCATGGGCGCGCTCTCCCGGGGGAAGATCGTCGCCTGGGGGCGCAAGCCCTGGCTCTCGCCCCGCTTCACCTCGCTGTTCACCGCCCCCTGA
- a CDS encoding YncE family protein — protein MSMRRKSLGFSVAVAAAAGTLLAAVAVPASADTTAPLPITSSAAVVVDGVHKHLLISDPAEGEILVTDYSGTVVGQITGEEGAEGLALSPDSGTLFVALPGADAISAVDTATLTESARYPTGTGTAPAHLALVGDTLWFGYGAAGGGRIGSVDVDSADPQVTLDPSTAYEFYAAPVLAASPAAPGVLVAADGYSSPPTVTVYDVSSGTAVTKASVWDPGTQSGGTGSITDMAITPDGKDLVTASGAPYVQQVFKLADLSPDGTYPTGPYPDAVAIAPDGTVAAGIDPAFDDDLYVFAQGQTTPEQTYALEARVLPDGLAWDPSGKLLFALTSTGYDAPISLQVIGSTSTPAAPSTLTITAPATAPKGQALTLKGTLTSTASIPSGSEVTLTRTDSAHPDGTVVTTVPVKADGVWKAADIPLVKGTAVYRVDYAGDATHGAASATTSVTITK, from the coding sequence ATGTCCATGCGCAGGAAGTCCCTGGGGTTCTCGGTCGCGGTGGCCGCGGCGGCGGGGACGCTGCTGGCCGCGGTGGCGGTCCCGGCGTCGGCCGACACGACGGCGCCGCTGCCGATCACCTCGTCCGCCGCCGTCGTCGTCGACGGGGTGCACAAGCATCTGCTGATCAGCGATCCGGCGGAGGGCGAGATCCTGGTGACGGACTACTCCGGCACGGTCGTCGGGCAGATCACCGGCGAGGAGGGGGCGGAGGGGCTGGCGCTGTCGCCGGACTCCGGCACGCTGTTCGTGGCACTGCCCGGCGCCGACGCGATCTCCGCCGTCGACACCGCGACGCTCACCGAGTCCGCGCGCTACCCCACCGGCACGGGAACCGCCCCGGCCCACCTGGCCCTGGTCGGCGACACCCTGTGGTTCGGGTACGGCGCGGCCGGCGGGGGGAGGATCGGGTCGGTCGACGTGGACTCGGCCGACCCCCAGGTCACCCTGGACCCCTCGACGGCGTACGAGTTCTACGCCGCGCCGGTCCTGGCGGCCTCACCGGCGGCGCCGGGCGTGCTCGTGGCCGCGGACGGCTACTCCAGCCCGCCGACCGTCACCGTCTACGACGTCTCCTCGGGGACGGCCGTCACGAAGGCGTCCGTGTGGGACCCCGGGACCCAGTCGGGCGGCACCGGTTCCATCACCGACATGGCGATCACCCCGGACGGCAAGGACCTGGTCACCGCCAGCGGCGCCCCGTACGTCCAGCAGGTCTTCAAGCTCGCGGACCTGTCGCCGGACGGGACCTACCCGACCGGCCCGTACCCGGACGCGGTGGCCATCGCCCCCGACGGCACCGTGGCGGCCGGCATCGACCCCGCCTTCGACGACGACCTCTACGTCTTCGCCCAGGGGCAGACCACCCCCGAGCAGACCTACGCGCTGGAGGCGCGGGTGCTCCCCGACGGCCTGGCCTGGGACCCGAGCGGCAAGCTGCTCTTCGCCCTCACCTCGACCGGCTACGACGCCCCGATCTCGCTCCAGGTGATCGGTTCGACCAGCACGCCCGCGGCCCCCAGCACGCTGACGATCACCGCGCCCGCCACCGCCCCCAAGGGGCAGGCGCTCACGCTCAAGGGCACCCTCACCTCGACGGCGTCGATCCCGTCCGGCAGCGAGGTGACGCTCACCCGGACCGACTCCGCGCACCCCGACGGCACGGTCGTCACCACCGTGCCGGTCAAGGCCGACGGGGTCTGGAAGGCGGCCGACATCCCGCTGGTCAAGGGCACCGCCGTCTACCGGGTCGACTACGCCGGCGACGCCACGCACGGCGCCGCCTCCGCGACCACGTCGGTCACGATCACCAAGTGA
- a CDS encoding D-Ala-D-Ala carboxypeptidase family metallohydrolase translates to MASSSFPLDRRTLLRGTLAAGAGVAVGPFLLSGSASAYTWSRTLQQGMTGADVTELQIRVAGWATGSAGQTRVAIDGDFGPGTATAVRLFQSGYGLSSDGIVGPATQAQLNALQQSDGSTTHFDFSEFTDRVSGTFDGGKVTAAAAKENVRRTMYKLEALRKKLGNTPITVNSGFRSVSHNASVGGASDSMHLYGTAADLDVPGVANKTVYQKAETCGFSGLETYTEDHQHVDSRADLGRAWWWQDGTV, encoded by the coding sequence ATGGCTTCGTCCTCCTTCCCCCTGGACCGTCGTACCCTGCTGCGCGGAACGCTGGCGGCCGGCGCCGGCGTCGCCGTGGGGCCGTTCCTGCTCTCCGGCTCCGCCTCCGCGTACACCTGGTCGCGGACCCTCCAGCAGGGGATGACCGGCGCCGACGTCACCGAACTGCAGATCCGGGTGGCCGGCTGGGCCACCGGCAGCGCCGGCCAGACCCGGGTGGCCATCGACGGGGACTTCGGCCCGGGCACCGCCACCGCCGTCCGCCTCTTCCAGTCCGGCTACGGCCTGTCCTCCGACGGCATCGTCGGACCCGCCACGCAGGCGCAGCTCAACGCCCTCCAGCAGTCGGACGGTTCCACCACGCACTTCGACTTCAGCGAGTTCACCGACCGCGTGAGCGGCACGTTCGACGGCGGCAAGGTGACCGCCGCCGCGGCCAAGGAGAACGTCCGCCGCACGATGTACAAGCTCGAAGCGCTGCGCAAGAAGCTCGGCAACACCCCCATCACCGTCAACTCCGGCTTCCGCAGCGTCTCGCACAACGCCTCGGTGGGCGGCGCGAGCGACAGCATGCACCTCTACGGCACGGCCGCCGACCTCGACGTCCCCGGCGTCGCCAACAAGACCGTCTACCAGAAGGCGGAGACCTGCGGCTTCTCCGGCCTGGAGACCTACACCGAGGACCACCAGCACGTCGACAGCAGGGCCGACCTGGGCCGCGCCTGGTGGTGGCAGGACGGCACCGTCTGA